From Schizosaccharomyces pombe strain 972h- genome assembly, chromosome: II, the proteins below share one genomic window:
- a CDS encoding ribosome biogenesis factor recycling AAA family ATPase: protein MSVAIKFTVKINDGSLRRQQTRHVFLSPAALNRLKLSPSQVIYLKHKGGEAVGITQSVKGNGIGPFEILISPLLAKWANLKAFQRVNISQYVHPLKEAEGIKIVASLSSNNEPIPESLIRKELLEIRYLHPGMIVMGESPMNMAKSGSKNLSSENMATEIFEINSGLSAQSGTEVGSSQSSPSVNESEPKATEDLDELSPGSYKVKEIHIRSPSNLIEAISDMSLDEPRIYKFTAASSMEIETPDLLKLPHEDRTQSAYNQGSEETQNFDGPPSAVTFSSIGGLQAQIAQIRDIVELPFQNPELFKFFNIMPPRGVLLYGPPGTGKTMVMRAVAAEANAQVFTIDGPSVVGKYLGETESRLRKIFEDARAHQPSIIFIDEIDALAPKRTEDVSEAESRAVATLLTLLDGMANAGKVVVIAATNRPNSIDEALRRPGRLEKEIEIGIPDKSARLDIIKLLLSGVPNEINDAQLEDLASRTHAYVGADLAAVVREAALRAIKRTISLQKDTSGLDIFGAVQMDDLEFALSSVRQSAMREFMMESPNVHWSDIGGQEEVKQKLKESVEWPLTHGETFSRLGVRPPKGVLLYGPPGCSKTITAKAIATETGLNFIAVKGPELFDKFVGESERAVRQVFQKARQASPSVIFFDEIDALTANRGEDNSSDRVVAALLNELDGIEALRNVLVLAATNRPDMIDPALMRPGRLDRLLYVGPPNFEARKQIVKIQAEKMKFAEDVDLDLIAEKTEGCSGAEVVALCQEAGLIAMHEDLEAKEICQAHFKTALLALRKAITRDMLEYYASFSESVTSIS, encoded by the coding sequence ATGTCTGTGGCTATTAAGTTCACTGTTAAAATAAACGATGGCTCTTTAAGAAGGCAGCAAACTCGACACGTATTCTTAAGTCCTGCTGCTTTGAATCGTCTTAAGCTTTCTCCGTCACAagtaatttatttgaaacatAAAGGCGGTGAAGCTGTTGGAATAACCCAATCAGTTAAGGGAAATGGAATAGGTCcatttgaaatattaattagTCCTTTATTGGCGAAATGGGCAAACTTGAAGGCCTTCCAGCGAGTTAACATTTCACAATATGTACACCCTTTAAAAGAAGCTGAAGGAATCAAAATTGTTGCTTCATTGAGTAGCAATAATGAACCTATACCAGAGTCCTTAATAAGGAAAGAATTGCTAGAAATAAGGTATCTTCATCCAGGCATGATTGTTATGGGTGAATCACCGATGAATATGGCAAAGAGTGGTAGCAAAAATCTCAGCTCAGAGAATATGGCTAcggaaatttttgaaataaattcagGTTTATCTGCGCAATCGGGTACTGAAGTAGGGTCCTCTCAATCTTCTCCCTCCGTGAATGAATCTGAACCAAAAGCAACAGAAGATCTCGATGAGCTTTCTCCCGGCTCTTATAAAGTTAAAGAAATTCACATTCGTTCTCCTTCAAACCTTATAGAAGCAATTTCTGATATGTCTTTAGATGAGCCTCgtatttacaaatttacGGCAGCTTCCAGTATGGAAATTGAAACACctgatttattaaaattaccTCATGAAGACAGAACTCAGTCTGCATACAACCAAGGAAGTGAAGAGACTCAAAACTTCGACGGTCCTCCTTCTGCAGTAACATTTTCGTCGATTGGTGGTTTACAAGCCCAAATCGCCCAAATTCGTGACATTGTAGAACTTCCGTTTCAAAATCCCGAactttttaagttttttaatattatgCCTCCTCGGGGTGTTCTGTTATATGGTCCTCCAGGTACTGGCAAAACGATGGTTATGCGGGCTGTTGCTGCAGAAGCAAATGCACAAGTGTTTACGATCGATGGTCCTTCTGTGGTCGGAAAGTACCTTGGAGAAACTGAGTCTAGGCTtcgaaaaatatttgaagaCGCACGGGCGCATCAACCttcaatcatttttatagaCGAAATTGACGCACTGGCTCCCAAACGAACGGAGGACGTAAGTGAAGCGGAGAGTAGAGCTGTTGCTACTTTGTTGACTCTATTAGATGGAATGGCTAATGCCGGAAAAGTTGTTGTTATTGCTGCTACAAACCGACCTAACTCTATTGATGAAGCACTTCGACGACCCGGACGTTTAGAGAAAGAAATCGAAATCGGTATTCCTGATAAAAGCGCCCGATTAGATATCATTAAACTGTTGTTATCAGGTGTTcctaatgaaattaatgatGCTCAATTGGAAGATCTAGCCTCACGAACGCACGCTTATGTTGGTGCAGACCTAGCAGCTGTTGTTCGTGAGGCTGCTTTAAGAGCTATAAAAAGGACAATTTCACTACAAAAGGACACTTCGGGATTAGACATTTTCGGTGCGGTGCAGATGGACGATTTGGAGTTTGCTTTATCGTCTGTCCGACAAAGTGCTATGAGAGAGTTTATGATGGAATCGCCCAATGTACATTGGTCAGATATTGGAGGACAAGAAGAGGTGAAACAGAAACTAAAAGAATCAGTAGAATGGCCTTTAACTCATGGCGAAACCTTCTCACGATTGGGTGTTCGACCTCCGAAAGGCGTACTTCTTTACGGGCCTCCTGGTTGTTCAAAAACAATCACGGCCAAAGCCATCGCAACAGAGACTGGATTGAATTTTATTGCTGTCAAAGGACCAGAACTATTTGATAAGTTCGTTGGTGAAAGTGAACGAGCCGTTAGGcaagtttttcaaaaagcaaGACAAGCCAGTCCATCagttatattttttgatgaaatagATGCTTTGACTGCGAATCGAGGAGAAGACAATAGTAGCGACCGGGTAGTTGCAGCTTTACTGAATGAATTAGATGGGATTGAAGCGCTTAGGAATGTACTTGTGCTTGCTGCTACAAACCGCCCTGATATGATTGATCCGGCACTTATGCGACCAGGTCGCTTGGATCGCTTGCTTTACGTTGGACCaccaaattttgaagcaaGAAAGCAAATTGTGAAGATACAAGctgaaaaaatgaagtttgCAGAGGATGTAGACTTGGATTTGATTGCGGAAAAAACGGAAGGATGCTCAGGAGCGGAAGTCGTGGCTCTTTGTCAGGAAGCTGGTCTGATAGCTATGCACGAGGATTTGGAAGCGAAAGAAATATGTCAAGCTCACTTTAAAACAGCATTATTGGCATTGCGGAAAGCCATAACCCGAGATATGCTTGAGTATTATGCATCGTTTTCAGAAAGTGTTACTAGCATTTCctga
- the tam13 gene encoding protein tam13, whose amino-acid sequence MQNFMNNLSGGSNKEGGEKSNDFLSSALGAEKQVKQAQTMKKISDMFPGSTSEKLAILNKINSASGGRVLETLGEIENSSSSQDEIITKLKGFLK is encoded by the coding sequence ATGCAGAACTTTATGAACAACTTGAGTGGTGGTAGCAACAAGGAGGGAGGCGAAAAGTCTAATGACTTTTTGAGCTCTGCTTTGGGTGCAGAAAAGCAAGTGAAACAGGCTCAGACCATGAAGAAAATCAGCGATATGTTTCCTGGTAGCACCAGCGAGAAACTTGCTATTTTGAACAAGATCAACAGTGCAAGTGGTGGTCGTGTTTTGGAAACTCTCggtgaaattgaaaactcATCCTCCTCACAAGATGAAATTATCACCAAGTTGAAGggttttttgaagtag
- the mug147 gene encoding protein mug147, whose translation MLAQNSREVLDKDLESHIPGAYSPAPPSSSLPTQNESNLQQSEKPLKHFENKKFKGEDVFAHSISKPFDGQNDEEKPSLYSHLTNELYETHDSSDYFGTYMEREESGHDEEEADKDASFTGYYNSRNNDEEGSELADSQMLPMTESFADIEDIHHHQHEDEFSSSNKDKGFTYEKPVTELPPKRPPYHYESSSTSISFVNGGPNFRKVKSGLLKPDADAASNLSTTSLVNQEYVMKQVTPNEYSMEYLRESFPQTPMGTEASGYSFDRTPHKSDIQASDRLNALNEKLLQGIQQSHQPYHYTNVKDSQGSHQTKVTIEENMEAPSHQAANRTTLTDSPLGIVEDETTILTDLEPSGPGLQKRASETSMSTNVSLPYYQNGRRVRNILTPYPTVSLASTMTSETEDVSEERI comes from the coding sequence ATGCTTGCTCAGAATAGCAGAGAAGTGTTGGATAAAGATTTGGAATCTCACATTCCTGGTGCATATTCTCCGGCACCTCCTTCTTCGTCTTTACCCACTCAAAATGAGTCGAATTTGCAACAATCAGAAAAGCCTCTAAAGcactttgaaaataaaaaatttaagggAGAGGATGTATTTGCCCACTCCATTAGCAAACCGTTCGACGGACAAAATGATGAGGAAAAGCCCTCATTATACTCACATCTAACTAACGAACTTTATGAAACTCATGATTCTAGTGACTATTTTGGCACTTACATGGAAAGAGAAGAGAGCGGCCacgatgaagaagaagcagATAAAGATGCTAGCTTTACGGGTTACTACAATTCACGAAATAATGACGAAGAAGGATCAGAGTTAGCTGATTCCCAAATGCTTCCAATGACCGAAAGCTTTGCAGACATTGAAGAcattcatcatcatcaacaTGAAGATGAGTTTTCCAGTTCAAATAAGGATAAAGGATTCACATACGAAAAACCGGTAACGGAGCTTCCTCCAAAACGACCCCCGTACCATTACGAGAGCTCTTCTACATCTATCTCCTTTGTCAATGGAGGTCCCAATTTcagaaaagtaaaatcaGGGCTACTTAAGCCAGACGCTGATGCTGCTTCGAATCTTTCAACTACATCCCTTGTAAATCAGGAATATGTAATGAAACAAGTAACTCCAAATGAATATTCAATGGAATATTTGAGAGAGAGTTTCCCCCAAACTCCCATGGGAACAGAGGCTTCTGGTTATTCTTTTGACAGAACGCCGCATAAGTCTGATATCCAAGCTTCCGACAGACTGAATGCgttgaatgaaaaattgtTGCAAGGAATTCAACAATCACATCAACCCTACCATTATACGAATGTTAAAGATTCCCAAGGATCGCATCAAACCAAAGTCACTATTGAGGAAAATATGGAAGCACCAAGCCATCAGGCAGCCAACCGTACCACCCTCACTGATTCTCCTTTGGGAATCGTTGAAGATGAAACCACAATACTGACCGACCTAGAACCCAGTGGTCCCGGCCTCCAGAAACGTGCTTCTGAAACTAGCATGTCAACTAACGTATCTTTGCCATATTACCAAAACGGACGAAGAGTGCGAAATATCCTAACTCCATATCCAACTGTCTCACTGGCATCCACTATGACATCAGAAACCGAAGACGTCTCGGAAGAAAGAATCTAG
- a CDS encoding transcription factor → MDLHSILQPISTPSASVVTAPLPATIALPSPNYYYPPVAQGHYPVNNMWSLPSNVRVISSHGAPGHQTSASQPSTVMPALETNASNAQYYPAYSVINGNNSVQVASPAYTVSHSPHSFSNPRYVAVPQKSTSPNQVCSYCEPLPNHLTKTKSCSIPPILNSSDRSPLSLPTPYPVQYSTQPVSLPQPIAAPAPPSAESSKSTISDEDVAWQLIRLGALSSNSVKSSPSKSFVSISSPVQSTVKPTKASGVVKSEKVEKRSLPPQDFGNASSSTSAKRRRPDHNHTSTLDASSSNTSLASTGPMTVSSSTVERKGKEASEVNPNSTSSVTFSDFAAAISRSRCSRCKKSKKGCDRQRPCGRCRDAGLNSEDCISDDDMPVSNARKPRGRGRGRPKTKN, encoded by the coding sequence ATGGATTTGCATAGCATTTTACAGCCTATTTCTACCCCTTCTGCTTCAGTTGTTACGGCGCCTCTTCCAGCTACCATCGCCTTACCTTCTCctaattattattatccTCCTGTAGCACAAGGACATTACCCCGTGAACAATATGTGGTCTCTGCCTTCTAATGTGCGGGTGATTTCTTCTCATGGCGCTCCCGGTCATCAGACTTCTGCATCACAACCATCTACTGTAATGCCGGCTTTAGAGACCAATGCATCAAACGCCCAGTACTATCCCGCCTATAGTGTAATAAATGGCAACAACTCAGTACAAGTTGCTTCACCAGCCTACACAGTTTCTCATTCTCCTCATTCCTTTTCCAATCCTCGTTACGTTGCTGTTCCTCAAAAATCGACATCCCCTAACCAGGTTTGTTCCTATTGCGAGCCTCTTCCAAATCATCTTACTAAAACTAAAAGTTGTTCTATACCTCCTATTTTGAACTCATCAGATAGATCCCCTTTATCTTTACCTACTCCTTATCCAGTTCAATATTCAACTCAACCAGTATCTCTTCCTCAGCCAATTGCTGCTCCTGCTCCTCCATCGGCTGAATCGTCTAAAAGCACTATATCTGACGAAGACGTAGCTTGGCAGCTAATCCGTTTAGGGGCTTTAAGTTCCAATTCTGTCAAATCATCACCTTCTAAAAGCTTTGTATCTATTTCAAGCCCCGTTCAATCCACAGTTAAACCTACGAAGGCATCTGGAGTTGTAAAATCCGAAAAAGTAGAGAAACGTTCTCTTCCTCCTCAAGATTTTGGTAACGCATCTTCCTCTACTTCTGCTAAACGGCGTCGCCCTGACCATAACCATACTTCAACTTTAGATGCTTCGTCGTCAAATACAAGTCTCGCTTCAACTGGCCCAATGACTGTTTCCAGTTCAACAGTTGAACGGAAGGGTAAAGAAGCATCGGAAGTTAATCCCAATTCCACTTCTTCGGTTACGTTTTCTGATTTTGCTGCTGCTATTAGTAGAAGCAGATGTTCAAGGTgtaaaaagtcaaaaaaaGGTTGCGATCGTCAGCGTCCTTGCGGGCGTTGTCGCGATGCAGGATTGAATTCGGAAGATTGTATAAGTGATGATGATATGCCAGTTTCCAATGCTCGGAAGCCTCGAGGTCGAGGTCGAGGTAGGCcgaaaacaaagaattaA